One segment of Sesamum indicum cultivar Zhongzhi No. 13 linkage group LG4, S_indicum_v1.0, whole genome shotgun sequence DNA contains the following:
- the LOC105161284 gene encoding LOW QUALITY PROTEIN: protein RDM16-like (The sequence of the model RefSeq protein was modified relative to this genomic sequence to represent the inferred CDS: inserted 1 base in 1 codon) — protein sequence MDKENSNRKRRESDSHRDRESCKEHHHRSKHDDDRRRSDEHHRRRSDSRTDREGSRDRDSRRERERSHSVERKKRKERDESEERSDKRTRVYEENGREKSRFEDVKVKDDDRERKEGEGFGSEGKSVKKDAKYESRDSGHQSKAGSVANSLATGPVSTPSSISPETFVAHTSSPATKVSSISKTNENKGVNINRSHEVPGKSSTDGTASDAGKTGGLSLDALAKAKRALQMQKELAERMKKIPSLNRDAGSTREGSPQVGEKEVAKLSSSGKGIMPVPQVTASLTGTSGVTSSAPTLPIVTSAPTIPPQSGMPHLPGLTAQKYEAVKRAQELAAKMGFRQDPEFAPLINMFPGQMAPDVTIQPKPSKAPVLRLDALGREIDEHGNVVNVPKVNSLSTLKVNINKQKKDAFQILKPELDVDPDQNPHFDARMGIDKNKLLRPKRMTFQFVEEGKWSREAEVIKLKSQFGEAKAKELKAKQAQLAKAKAEPDINPNLIEVGERVITKEKPKESIPDVEWWDVPFLQSGTYGDIVDGNIHEEIIKMEKITIYVEXXXXXPPQPLKLTKKEQKKLRTQRRLAREKDRQEMIRLGVLEPPKPKVKMSNLMKVLGSEATQDPTKLEMEIRSAAAEREQAHIDRNIARKLTPAERREKKERKLFDDPNALDTIVSVYKINDLSHPQARFKVDINAQENRLTGCAIISEGISVVIVEGGAKSIKRYGKLMLRRIDWSAAVKKEDEEEDDDEDKPLNKCVLVWQGSVAKPSFTRFSVQECRTETAARKFFSDHGVGHYWDLAVNFTEDDPI from the exons ATGGACAAGGAGAATTCGAACCGTAAACGAAGAGAATCCGATTCACATCGAGATAGAGAATCATGTAAGGAGCACCATCACCGCTCCAAGCACGATGACGACCGGCGCAGATCTGACGAACACCACCGCCGTCGGTCCGACTCTAGAACTGATCGAGAGGGAAGCAGGGATCGAGATTCGCGCCGCGAGCGCGAGAGGTCTCATTCGGtggagagaaagaagagaaaagaaagggaCGAAAGTGAGGAGAGGAGCGATAAGAGAACTAGGGTTTATGAAGAGAATGGAAGGGAGAAAAGTAGATTTGAGGATGTGAAGGTCAAGGACGATGATAGAGAGAGGAAAGAAGGTGAAGGTTTCGGATCGGAAGGGAAATCTGTAAAGAAGGATGCGAAGTATGAGTCGCGTGATAGTGGGCATCAAAGTAAGGCTGGTTCCGTTGCCAAT TCTCTTGCAACTGGACCAGTCAGTACACCATCTAGCATCTCACCTGAGACTTTTGTGGCTCATACCAGTTCTCCTGCTACTAAGGTATCTTCAATTTCCAagacaaatgaaaataagGGAGTTAATATTAACAGATCTCATGAGGTTCCTGGGAAATCCAGTACAGATGGGACAGCTTCCGATGCTGGCAAGACTGGGGGTTTGTCCCTTGATGCTTTAGCAAAAGCTAAGAGAGCTTTACAAATGCAGAAGGAGCTTGCAGAAAGGATGAAGAAGATTCCTTCA TTGAACAGAGATGCTGGCTCAACAAGAGAGGGTAGTCCGCAAGTGGGTGAAAAAGAGGTTGCTAAACTTTCTTCCTCCGGTAAAGGTATAATGCCGGTGCCTCAAGTTACTGCCTCGCTCACTGGTACCTCTGGAGTCACATCAAGCGCACCTACTTTACCTATTGTTACATCAGCTCCTACAATACCCCCACAGAGTGGTATGCCTCATCTGCCTGGGCTCACAGCACAAAAATATGAAGCTGTAAAACGTGCACAGGAGCTTGCTGCCAAAATGGGATTTCGACAGGACCCAGAGTTTGCTCCCCTCATAAATATGTTCCCCGGGCAGATGGCCCCAGACGTCACCATTCAACCGAAGCCTTCGAAAGCACCTGTTCTTCGTTTGGATGCACTAGGCAGGGAAATTGATGAGCATGGTAATGTGGTTAATGTTCCAAAAGTGAACAGCTTGAGTACCCTCAAG GTAAACATcaacaagcaaaagaaagaTGCCTTCCAAATTCTTAAACCTGAACTTGATGTGGATCCGGATCAAAATCCCCATTTTGATGCAAGGATGggaattgataaaaataagcTATTGAGGCCTAAGCGGATGACTTTCCAGTTTGTTGAGGAGGGCAAGTGGTCAAGAGAGGCAGAAGTCATTAAGTTGAAG TCTCAATTTGGAGAAGCAAAAGCAAAAGAGCTAAAGGCCAAGCAAGCTCAGCTGGCAAAGGCAAAGGCGGAGCCTGATATAAACCCAAATCTAATAGAAGTAGGGGAGAGGGTGATTACCAAAGAAAAGCCAAAGGAATCAATTCCAGATGTTGAGTGGTG GGATGTACCTTTCCTACAATCTGGTACTTATGGTGATATTGTTGATGGTAACATACACgaagaaataattaagatgGAGAAGATCACCATATATGTGG CANNNNNNNNNNGTCCACCTCAACCTTTGAAGCTGACCAAGAAAGAGCAGAAGAAACTAAGAACGCAGCGCAGATTGGCTAGGGAGAAAGATAGGCAGGAGATGATTAGACTAGGTGTTTTAGAGCCACCAAAACCTAAAGTCAAAATGAGCAACCTCATGAAAGTTCTTGGTTCAGAAGCAACCCAGGATCCCACGAAGCTTGAAATGGAAATAAGAAGTGCTGCAGCTGAGCGTGAGCAAGCTCACATTGACAGGAACATTGCCCGTAAGCTCACTCCAGCAGAGCGCCgtgaaaagaaagagaggaaGCTCTTTGATGATCCAAATGCACTGGATACTATAGTCTCAGTTTACAAGATTAATGATCTTTCTCATCCCCAGGCCCGTTTTAAGGTTGATATTAATGCCCAGGAGAACAGGCTTACTGGATGTGCAATAATTTCTGAAGGGATCAGCGTTGTCATCGTCGAAGGTGGTGCCAAGTCGATCAAGAGATATGGGAAGCTTATGCTTAGGAGGATTGATTGGAGTGCTGCTGttaaaaaagaagatgaagaagaagatgatgatgaggataAGCCCCTTAACAAATGTGTGCTAGTTTGGCAGGGCAGCGTGGCTAAACCAAGCTTTACAAGATTTTCTGTCCAGGAATGCAGAACTGAGACAGCTGCCCGCAAATTCTTTTCTGATCACGGGGTTGGTCATTATTGGGATCTTGCAGTTAACTTCACCGAGGATGACCCCATCTAA
- the LOC105161282 gene encoding homeobox-DDT domain protein RLT3 isoform X2, translated as MELIMAKQKPNSNTHKCTQEFGNGLNSDVIHYSRRNAVGRKRKSKQHQQLFMSENDYKLRLQEVLYTPDYILTKFFRKDGPPLGDHFDSLPSNAFSCGPSKSHHEDNRNSCKRRKVSMHAILDYQACCENSSPAQRHGIGKGPMTANGAPIKKHGMGKGLMTQKGAPGKKHGRGKGFMTVWQGTNHVARDFAYGANSSELAIQKKKNRVQPRESLARRLANKEQARRKTAVGSRKVERQKLQKQKQKQPHKEKCELALEDAKCLENTEQFALLMDDEELELRDLQAGPKPLSCCAHFPTNASHGCSLCKDLLAKFPPNSVTMKLPLSIPPWVSSPELVIKFFKVFHFLCTYAVTISIHSFTLDEFAQAFHDKDSLLLGQVHLALLKLLLSDIDKELSRGFLSHASKNCKFLGLLHSLEHNGSILEFWQNSLNLLTWTEILRQVLVAAGFGAKHGMTRKTICNKEVNLMDKYGLSPGTLKGELFSLLLTQGNSGMKVSELAKSSSIVELNLTDTLPDLENLVTSALSGDITLFEKISSSGYRLRIHAVEKECEDCPSDSEDFGSMDDISEVTGGDDANDSEYETLGCSPSKTDVGQSNMNMLRVYNEIDESNPGEVWLLGLMESEYSDLSIEEKLNALVALIDLLGAGSSIRMEDPLMSSTECPPNTYHHGSGAKIKRSIVKQYDSLGLSGSRAGQTFSGPDVNIPEQPIDSLVPMSKIGEEEKFANMKRVAKQMEAELYLHPMQSIFLGSDRRYNRYWLFLGPCDELDPGHRRIYFESSEDGHWEMIDTKEAFSTLLSALDRRGAREARLLASLEKRESSLIQVMSNTPNDGGNRQLAQSDQSELNTSREDSSSPVSDVDNRSSLSEMQNELPSSTSIATVDGGKKGEQLLEKPGHSQAFGAWIWKSFYSELNSVKIGKKAYLDSLRRCDQCQDLYWRDEKHCRICHTTFELDFDLEERYAVHSAVCQANKDVNKCRKQRVLSSQLQALKAAIYAIESAIPEDALMGSWKRSAHNLWVNRLRRASNLREFLQVLADLVTAIDEDWFYRNNISDSYCALEEIISNFSTMPQTYSAVALWLVKLDSLIASRVESRSSQPKSGMVHRLEDGL; from the exons atggagtTGATTATGGCCAAACAAAAGCCAAATAGCAATACGCACAAGTGTACTCAAGAATTTGGGAATGGGTTGAATTCCGACGTAATTCATTATTCCAGGCGCAATGCTGTCGGGCGAAAGAGGAAGAGCAAGCAGCATCAGCAGCTATTTATGAGTGAAAATGATTATAAGCTGCGGCTTCAGGAGGTCTTATACACTCCGGACTATATTCTCACCAAATTTTTTCGCAAGGATGGTCCCCCGCTTGGGGATCACTTTGATTCTCTTCCATCAAATGCTTTTTCCTGCG GTCCCAGCAAATCTCATCATGAAGATAATCGGAATTCCTGTAAAAGAAGAAAG GTTTCCATGCATGCCATTTTGGACTACCAAGCTTGTTGTGAGAACAGTTCACCTGCACAGAGGCATGGCATAGGAAAAGGCCCAATGACTGCGAACGGTGCTCCAATAAAGAAACACGGCATGGGTAAAGGTTTAATGACTCAAAAGGGTGCTCCAGGGAAAAAGCATGGCCGTGGGAAAGGTTTCATGACAGTTTGGCAAGGTACAAATCATGTTGCAAGAGATTTTGCATATGGTGCTAACAGCAGTGAGCTTGCCAttcaaaagaagaagaacagaGTACAGCCACGGGAATCCCTTGCG AGAAGATTGGCAAACAAAGAACAGGCTAGGAGGAAGACTGCTGTGGGAAGTAGAAAA GTGGAACGCCAGAAACTTCagaaacagaaacagaaacagcctcataaagaaaaatgtgAACTTGCTCTTGAAGATGCGAAATGTCTAGAAAACACAGAACAGTTTGCATTGCTAATGGATGATGAGGAGCTGGAGCTAAGAGATCTACAAGCAGGGCCAAAACCGTTGTCttgttgtgctcattttcCAACCAATGCTTCTCATGGTTGTTCCCTTTGCAAAG ACTTGCTTGCGAAGTTCCCTCCAAATTCTGTAACAATGAAGCTACCATTGTCTATCCCACCATGGGTTTCCTCGCCAGAGCTAGTTATCAAGTTTTTTAAG GTGTTCCATTTTCTTTGTACATATGCTGTAACAATCAGTATACATTCATTCACGTTAGACGAATTTGCTCAAGCATTTCATGATAAG GATTCATTGTTGCTTGGGCAAGTACATCTGGCACTTCTCAAACTACTTTTATCAGATATTGACAAGGAGCTGAGTAGGGGATTTCTGTCTCATGCAAGCAAAAATTGCAAGTTTTTGGGTTTGCTTCATTCG CTTGAACATAATGGATCTATTCTGGAGTTCTGGCAGAATTCACTGAACCTCCTGACATGGACGGAAATCCTGCGACAGGTATTGGTTGCAGCTGGTTTTGGTGCCAAACATGGTATGACACGGAAGACAATTTGCAACAAG GAAGTCAATCTTATGGATAAGTATGGCCTAAGTCCTGGTACATTGAAGGGAGAACTATTCAGTCTTTTGTTGACACAAGGAAATAGTGGGATGAAAGTCTCAGAGTTGGCAAAATCTTCATCA ATTGTTGAGTTGAACCTCACGGATACACTCCCCGACCTAGAGAATTTGGTCACTTCAGCTCTCTCGGGTGACATAACGTTGTTTGAAAAGATCTCATCATCTGGGTATAGATTACGTATCCATGCAGTTGAGAAAGAATGTGAAGATTGTCCATCTGATTCTGAAGACTTTGGAAGCATGGATGACATTTCTGAAGTCACTGGTGGAGATGATGCAAATGATTCTGAGTACGAGACTCTGGGCTGCAGTCCGTCCAAAACTGATGTTGGTCAATCTAACATGAACATGCTGAGAGTATATAATGAAATTGATGAGAGCAATCCGGGAGAAGTATGGTTGTTAGGACTAATGGAGAGTGAATATTCCGATTTAAGCATTGAGGAGAAGCTAAATGCTTTAGTCGCGTTGATTGATCTTCTTGGTGCTGGATCCAGTATCAGAATGGAG GATCCCTTGATGTCAAGTACGGAATGTCCTCCCAACACCTATCATCATGGTTCTGGTGCGAAAATAAAGAGATCTATTGTGAAGCAGTATGACTCCCTTGGGCTATCGGGAAGCCGTGCTGGGCAAACATTTAGTGGGCCTGATGTAAATATACCAGAACAACCAATTGATTCCTTGGTACCTATGTCAAAGATCGGTGAGGAGGAGAAGTTTGCCAACATGAAAAGGGTTGCAAAACAAATGGAAGCAGAGCTCTATTTACATCCTATGCAGTCAATCTTTCTGGGTTCTGATCGTAGGTATAATAGATACTGGTTATTTTTGGGTCCTTGTGATGAATTAGATCCTGGACACAGGAGGATTTACTTTGAATCTTCTGAAGATGGCCATTGGGAGATGATCGATACCAAAGAG GCTTTCTCCACTTTGTTGTCAGCTCTGGACCGTAGGGGGGCCCGGGAGGCTCGCCTTCTAGCATCCTTGGAAAAAAGAGAATCAAGTTTGATCCAAGTAATGTCCAATACGCCAAATGATGGTGGAAATAGACAGCTGGCCCAGTCAGATCAATCTGAATTAAATACTTCTAGGGAAGATAGTTCCTCACCGGTGTCTGATGTAGACAACCGATCAAGTTTGAGTGAGATGCAAAATGAACTTCCCTCTTCTACTAGCATAGCAACTGTTGATGGTGGGAAGAAAGGGGAACAGCTGTTGGAAAAACCAGGCCATTCCCAAGCTTTTGGTGCATGGATATGGAAGTCATTTTACTCTGAACTCAACAGCgttaaaattggaaaaaaggCTTACCTTGACTCGCTTAGAAGATGTGATCAATGTCAGGACCTGTATTGGAGAGACGAAAAACATTGTAGAATTTGCCATACCACATTTGAACTTGATTTTGATCTAGAGGAAAGATATGCTGTTCATTCTGCAGTTTGTCAGGCCAATAAGGATGTTAATAAATGCCGAAAGCAAAGAGTTTTATCATCCCAATTGCAAGCACTCAAGGCTGCAATCTATGCAATTGAG TCAGCTATTCCTGAAGATGCTTTGATGGGCTCTTGGAAAAGATCTGCTCATAATCTATGGGTCAATAGGTTACGACGAGCCTCCAATTTGAGAGAGTTTTTACAG GTCTTGGCTGACTTGGTTACTGCTATTGACGAAGACTGGTTTTATCGAAACAACATTTCGGATTCTTATTGTGCTTTGgaagaaataatttcaaacttttcaacCATGCCACAAACATATTCTGCAGTTGCACTTTGGTTGGTAAAACTGGATTCTTTGATTGCTTCTCGTGTGGAAAGTCGGTCTTCTCAACCTAAATCTGGAATGGTCCACAGATTGGAAG ATGGTCTTTGA
- the LOC105161282 gene encoding homeobox-DDT domain protein RLT3 isoform X1, with translation MELIMAKQKPNSNTHKCTQEFGNGLNSDVIHYSRRNAVGRKRKSKQHQQLFMSENDYKLRLQEVLYTPDYILTKFFRKDGPPLGDHFDSLPSNAFSCGPSKSHHEDNRNSCKRRKVSMHAILDYQACCENSSPAQRHGIGKGPMTANGAPIKKHGMGKGLMTQKGAPGKKHGRGKGFMTVWQGTNHVARDFAYGANSSELAIQKKKNRVQPRESLARRLANKEQARRKTAVGSRKVERQKLQKQKQKQPHKEKCELALEDAKCLENTEQFALLMDDEELELRDLQAGPKPLSCCAHFPTNASHGCSLCKDLLAKFPPNSVTMKLPLSIPPWVSSPELVIKFFKVFHFLCTYAVTISIHSFTLDEFAQAFHDKDSLLLGQVHLALLKLLLSDIDKELSRGFLSHASKNCKFLGLLHSLEHNGSILEFWQNSLNLLTWTEILRQVLVAAGFGAKHGMTRKTICNKEVNLMDKYGLSPGTLKGELFSLLLTQGNSGMKVSELAKSSSIVELNLTDTLPDLENLVTSALSGDITLFEKISSSGYRLRIHAVEKECEDCPSDSEDFGSMDDISEVTGGDDANDSEYETLGCSPSKTDVGQSNMNMLRVYNEIDESNPGEVWLLGLMESEYSDLSIEEKLNALVALIDLLGAGSSIRMEDPLMSSTECPPNTYHHGSGAKIKRSIVKQYDSLGLSGSRAGQTFSGPDVNIPEQPIDSLVPMSKIGEEEKFANMKRVAKQMEAELYLHPMQSIFLGSDRRYNRYWLFLGPCDELDPGHRRIYFESSEDGHWEMIDTKEAFSTLLSALDRRGAREARLLASLEKRESSLIQVMSNTPNDGGNRQLAQSDQSELNTSREDSSSPVSDVDNRSSLSEMQNELPSSTSIATVDGGKKGEQLLEKPGHSQAFGAWIWKSFYSELNSVKIGKKAYLDSLRRCDQCQDLYWRDEKHCRICHTTFELDFDLEERYAVHSAVCQANKDVNKCRKQRVLSSQLQALKAAIYAIESAIPEDALMGSWKRSAHNLWVNRLRRASNLREFLQVLADLVTAIDEDWFYRNNISDSYCALEEIISNFSTMPQTYSAVALWLVKLDSLIASRVESRSSQPKSGMVHRLEGTCVPK, from the exons atggagtTGATTATGGCCAAACAAAAGCCAAATAGCAATACGCACAAGTGTACTCAAGAATTTGGGAATGGGTTGAATTCCGACGTAATTCATTATTCCAGGCGCAATGCTGTCGGGCGAAAGAGGAAGAGCAAGCAGCATCAGCAGCTATTTATGAGTGAAAATGATTATAAGCTGCGGCTTCAGGAGGTCTTATACACTCCGGACTATATTCTCACCAAATTTTTTCGCAAGGATGGTCCCCCGCTTGGGGATCACTTTGATTCTCTTCCATCAAATGCTTTTTCCTGCG GTCCCAGCAAATCTCATCATGAAGATAATCGGAATTCCTGTAAAAGAAGAAAG GTTTCCATGCATGCCATTTTGGACTACCAAGCTTGTTGTGAGAACAGTTCACCTGCACAGAGGCATGGCATAGGAAAAGGCCCAATGACTGCGAACGGTGCTCCAATAAAGAAACACGGCATGGGTAAAGGTTTAATGACTCAAAAGGGTGCTCCAGGGAAAAAGCATGGCCGTGGGAAAGGTTTCATGACAGTTTGGCAAGGTACAAATCATGTTGCAAGAGATTTTGCATATGGTGCTAACAGCAGTGAGCTTGCCAttcaaaagaagaagaacagaGTACAGCCACGGGAATCCCTTGCG AGAAGATTGGCAAACAAAGAACAGGCTAGGAGGAAGACTGCTGTGGGAAGTAGAAAA GTGGAACGCCAGAAACTTCagaaacagaaacagaaacagcctcataaagaaaaatgtgAACTTGCTCTTGAAGATGCGAAATGTCTAGAAAACACAGAACAGTTTGCATTGCTAATGGATGATGAGGAGCTGGAGCTAAGAGATCTACAAGCAGGGCCAAAACCGTTGTCttgttgtgctcattttcCAACCAATGCTTCTCATGGTTGTTCCCTTTGCAAAG ACTTGCTTGCGAAGTTCCCTCCAAATTCTGTAACAATGAAGCTACCATTGTCTATCCCACCATGGGTTTCCTCGCCAGAGCTAGTTATCAAGTTTTTTAAG GTGTTCCATTTTCTTTGTACATATGCTGTAACAATCAGTATACATTCATTCACGTTAGACGAATTTGCTCAAGCATTTCATGATAAG GATTCATTGTTGCTTGGGCAAGTACATCTGGCACTTCTCAAACTACTTTTATCAGATATTGACAAGGAGCTGAGTAGGGGATTTCTGTCTCATGCAAGCAAAAATTGCAAGTTTTTGGGTTTGCTTCATTCG CTTGAACATAATGGATCTATTCTGGAGTTCTGGCAGAATTCACTGAACCTCCTGACATGGACGGAAATCCTGCGACAGGTATTGGTTGCAGCTGGTTTTGGTGCCAAACATGGTATGACACGGAAGACAATTTGCAACAAG GAAGTCAATCTTATGGATAAGTATGGCCTAAGTCCTGGTACATTGAAGGGAGAACTATTCAGTCTTTTGTTGACACAAGGAAATAGTGGGATGAAAGTCTCAGAGTTGGCAAAATCTTCATCA ATTGTTGAGTTGAACCTCACGGATACACTCCCCGACCTAGAGAATTTGGTCACTTCAGCTCTCTCGGGTGACATAACGTTGTTTGAAAAGATCTCATCATCTGGGTATAGATTACGTATCCATGCAGTTGAGAAAGAATGTGAAGATTGTCCATCTGATTCTGAAGACTTTGGAAGCATGGATGACATTTCTGAAGTCACTGGTGGAGATGATGCAAATGATTCTGAGTACGAGACTCTGGGCTGCAGTCCGTCCAAAACTGATGTTGGTCAATCTAACATGAACATGCTGAGAGTATATAATGAAATTGATGAGAGCAATCCGGGAGAAGTATGGTTGTTAGGACTAATGGAGAGTGAATATTCCGATTTAAGCATTGAGGAGAAGCTAAATGCTTTAGTCGCGTTGATTGATCTTCTTGGTGCTGGATCCAGTATCAGAATGGAG GATCCCTTGATGTCAAGTACGGAATGTCCTCCCAACACCTATCATCATGGTTCTGGTGCGAAAATAAAGAGATCTATTGTGAAGCAGTATGACTCCCTTGGGCTATCGGGAAGCCGTGCTGGGCAAACATTTAGTGGGCCTGATGTAAATATACCAGAACAACCAATTGATTCCTTGGTACCTATGTCAAAGATCGGTGAGGAGGAGAAGTTTGCCAACATGAAAAGGGTTGCAAAACAAATGGAAGCAGAGCTCTATTTACATCCTATGCAGTCAATCTTTCTGGGTTCTGATCGTAGGTATAATAGATACTGGTTATTTTTGGGTCCTTGTGATGAATTAGATCCTGGACACAGGAGGATTTACTTTGAATCTTCTGAAGATGGCCATTGGGAGATGATCGATACCAAAGAG GCTTTCTCCACTTTGTTGTCAGCTCTGGACCGTAGGGGGGCCCGGGAGGCTCGCCTTCTAGCATCCTTGGAAAAAAGAGAATCAAGTTTGATCCAAGTAATGTCCAATACGCCAAATGATGGTGGAAATAGACAGCTGGCCCAGTCAGATCAATCTGAATTAAATACTTCTAGGGAAGATAGTTCCTCACCGGTGTCTGATGTAGACAACCGATCAAGTTTGAGTGAGATGCAAAATGAACTTCCCTCTTCTACTAGCATAGCAACTGTTGATGGTGGGAAGAAAGGGGAACAGCTGTTGGAAAAACCAGGCCATTCCCAAGCTTTTGGTGCATGGATATGGAAGTCATTTTACTCTGAACTCAACAGCgttaaaattggaaaaaaggCTTACCTTGACTCGCTTAGAAGATGTGATCAATGTCAGGACCTGTATTGGAGAGACGAAAAACATTGTAGAATTTGCCATACCACATTTGAACTTGATTTTGATCTAGAGGAAAGATATGCTGTTCATTCTGCAGTTTGTCAGGCCAATAAGGATGTTAATAAATGCCGAAAGCAAAGAGTTTTATCATCCCAATTGCAAGCACTCAAGGCTGCAATCTATGCAATTGAG TCAGCTATTCCTGAAGATGCTTTGATGGGCTCTTGGAAAAGATCTGCTCATAATCTATGGGTCAATAGGTTACGACGAGCCTCCAATTTGAGAGAGTTTTTACAG GTCTTGGCTGACTTGGTTACTGCTATTGACGAAGACTGGTTTTATCGAAACAACATTTCGGATTCTTATTGTGCTTTGgaagaaataatttcaaacttttcaacCATGCCACAAACATATTCTGCAGTTGCACTTTGGTTGGTAAAACTGGATTCTTTGATTGCTTCTCGTGTGGAAAGTCGGTCTTCTCAACCTAAATCTGGAATGGTCCACAGATTGGAAG GTACCTGTGTCCCCAAGTAG
- the LOC105161283 gene encoding C-Myc-binding protein homolog — protein sequence MEKEAKKEAFRKYLESSGVLDALTKVLVALYEQNDKPSSAIEFIQQKLGGPTLAEYEKLQAEVSDLQIRYSELLAVHQDKCREYEELKNTHMQEKETAKEEAPSEGL from the exons ATG GAAAAGGAAGCAAAGAAGGAAGCTTTTAGAAAGTACCTGGAGTCCAGTGGAGTTCTTGATGCTCTGACAAAAG TTCTCGTTGCACTATATGAGCAGAACGACAAACCTTCCTCAGCAATTGA gTTCATCCAGCAAAAGTTAGGAGGTCCAACTCTTGCGGAATATGAAAAGCTGCAAGCTGAAGTTTCAGATTTGCAGATCCGATACAGTGAGCTTTTGGCTGTGCACCAAGACAAATGTCGAGAG TACGAGGAACTTAAAAACACCCATATGCAAGAAAAGGAGACTGCTAAGGAGGAGGCTCCTAGTGAAGGACTATGA